A single window of Dermacentor albipictus isolate Rhodes 1998 colony chromosome 1, USDA_Dalb.pri_finalv2, whole genome shotgun sequence DNA harbors:
- the LOC135909013 gene encoding uncharacterized protein, giving the protein MRAPLLTCAALVACCCWLAGAQDDTTDAPDVSTDQPPPATTPPPPPPPPGINPNHSYYPPSYKPHFGGYNPNGYWNRYPSHGYYPPSWSYRPPAYHPPPTTYEWWRQFNRKPSFEHGGWNGGAGGYGYLPTAGAGNMHPYYSNSWWQPYYVAVGYYRRSSYPPQTGPNYPPQTSSNYPSYGGHYGGYGSGSGYPYVSGTDKFGYPYYRSGYYGGGLYGGQSGYSGDYSRSYGCYSSGCASYTPSYPYYGGYPYNSGYPYAGGSYGSPMYYNSYGSYPYYGSGYGGQPNYGGGHPSYGNGHGTYYASGGGQISHPSYSTGYYSPQGNGYSYGYGYPYYNQGSSYNNGYRGYSTGQYSGGSSYPYDYYGAQYNRYYPDYHRHYNYPGMTRGWYDCTYYPTALNKGYAVSGSEGIKQKVDLIKQNTDKIKRTFTRRSIRELLKSSEFTAPETRRANDRGPMLDLSNDGLGAGMTLLSQNGATKKDAPASLFQTRDKVRSFAKTEGPSNSDEHITSEMVEIFEKRLTAMNRMFAELLTPKEMQENGEYFTRRVQTYRRLLDQMQQRGMGVGALPQDVDSQNVLRRLRTLENELDDHRRRALRTLYHALTDADLTVSDKLKVLATVYNFAKGDMSDESDEVAQSTERSVISSEAENGKASENGDSMTDADAKQFYDRLDKFLELIQNTEPPTSDEGGEGRSDTSAGTSKSLSNSLESSSSESSSSESDSSDDRTKFEIKGSVSLAVDVEGKTDFGADNIGKLMKTILS; this is encoded by the exons atgagagcaccgcTGCTGACTTGCGCGGCCCTCGTAG CATGCTGCTGTTGGCTGGCCGGGGCCCAGGACGACACAACAGACGCACCGGACGTTTCCACCGACCAGCCTCCGCCTGCCACGactccaccgccgccgccgccaccaccaggCATCAACCCGAATCACTCGTACTATCCGCCCAGCTACAAACCTCACTTCGGCGGCTACAACCCCAACGGGTACTGGAACCGCTACCCTAGCCATGGCTACTATCCTCCCTCCTGGTCTTACCGACCTCCCGCCTATCATCCGCCTCCCACCACATACGAGTGGTGGAGGCAGTTCAATAGGAAGCCTTCGTTCGAGCACGGTGGCTGGAACGGTGGTGCTGGAGGCTACGGATACTTGCCGACAGCTGGCGCCGGCAACATGCACCCGTACTAcagcaacagctggtggcagccgTACTACGTGGCCGTGGGCTACTATAGGCGAAGTAGCTACCCGCCTCAAACGGGCCCTAACTACCCGCCTCAAACTAGCTCCAACTACCCCAGCTACGGTGGACACTACGGTGGTTACGGCTCCGGTTCTGGTTACCCATATGTTAGCGGCACTGACAAGTTTGGCTACCCGTACTATAGGAGCGGCTATTACGGAGGCGGATTGTATGGTGGGCAAAGCGGTTACAGTGGAGACTACTCTCGCTCTTATGGCTGTTATTCAAGTGGCTGCGCAAGTTACACACCCTCTTATCCGTACTATGGCGGCTATCCGTACAACAGTGGCTATCCATACGCAGGGGGTAGCTATGGCAGTCCTATGTACTATAACAGTTACGGAAGCTACCCTTACTACGGTAGTGGATACGGAGGGCAGCCGAACTACGGAGGTGGACATCCTTCTTACGGCAATGGTCATGGCACATATTACGCAAGCGGGGGTGGTCAAATAAGTCACCCCTCTTACAGTACTGGTTATTACAGCCCTCAAGGCAATGGATACAGCTATGGGTATGGATATCCATATTATAATCAAGGTAGCAGTTACAATAATGGCTACAGAGGCTATTCGACTGGACAGTACTCTGGTGGTAGCTCGTACCCGTATGATTATTACGGAGCTCAATATAACCGCTACTACCCAGACTATCATCGTCATTATAACTATCCGGGAATGACTCGGGGCTGGTACGATTGTACTTACTATCCAACAGCACTCAACAAGGGCTACGCTGTCTCAGGATCCGAAGGCATAAAACAAAAAGTTGAtcttatcaaacagaacaccgaTAAAATAAAGAGGACGTTCACGCGTAGGTCTATTCGGGAGTTGCTGAAAAGCTCCGAATTCACCGCCCCAGAGACCAGGAGGGCCAACGATCGGGGTCCTATGCTGGACCTCTCAAACGACGGTCTCGGCGCTGGTATGACACTTCTATCCCAAAACGGTGCGACGAAGAAAGACGCTCCCGCCAGCCTGTTTCAGACTAGAGATAAGGTGAGGTCGTTTGCCAAGACAGAGGGACCCAGCAACAGCGATGAGCACATCACGTCCGAAATGGTGGAGATCTTCGAGAAGAGGCTGACGGCCATGAACCGCATGTTCGCGGAGCTGCTGACTCCTAAGGAGATGCAGGAAAACGGCGAGTACTTCACGAGACGCGTTCAGACGTACCGCAGGCTGCTAGACCAGATGCAGCAGCGTGGCATGGGAGTCGGCGCGTTGCCGCAGGACGTCGACTCGCAGAACGTGCTGCGTCGGCTCAGAACGCTCGAGAACGAGTTGGACGACCACCGGAGGAGGGCGCTGCGAACTCTTTACCACGCCTTGACCGACGCGGACCTGACGGTGTCAGATAAGCTCAAAGTGCTCGCCACCGTGTACAACTTCGCCAAAGGAGACATGAGCGACGAAAGCGACGAGGTTGCCCAATCTACGGAAAGAAGCGTGATCTCGTCGGAGGCTGAAAATGGAAAGGCGTCCGAAAATGGCGACTCGATGACAGATGCAGACGCGAAGCAGTTTTACGATAGGCTCGATAAGTTCTTGGAACTTATACAGAACACGGAGCCGCCAACCTCTGACGAAGGAGGCGAAGGAAGGTccgacacttcggctggaacttCGAAGTCCTTGTCCAACAGCCTGGAATCTTCAAGCTCAGAGTCGTCGAGTTCAGAGTCTGACAGCTCCGATGACCGGACAAAGTTCGAAATCAAAGGATCGGTCAGTTTGGCGGTTGATGTGGAAGGAAAGACCGACTTCGGCGCGGACAACATTGGCAAACTTATGAAGACAATACTGTCCTGA